The Streptomyces sp. NBC_01353 genome contains a region encoding:
- a CDS encoding SpoIIE family protein phosphatase, with protein MGRPEDTDTAGQAPAFGVADSVVLLFDEGGVVIGRPHATERLLGHSPEELRGRHVESLLAPNEVARLPAIVESCTTDGGWSGVLLARHRDGRDIAVDVTLLPLPGEATPARWLAVAARAAPSRQWTMGPALLERMVVEAPVGLALVDTELRCVWSNTALEHFGGGRADERRGRRLAEIQPGLNAELLESKMRQVLDTGDPVTGYEHVGRTRAVPGRDHAHAMSFIRLEDDDGRPLGVCYAVVDITDRYRARLRLALMALASERIGRSLDIMGTAQDLADVAVPGLADLVAVDLLDSVIRGAEPSPGPTAAAAVQLVRAGVQMARAGASEAVAEPGEEAAYLPSSPQIGCLAHGRSWRAARLDAAARESALPAKGPELRDSTGPVTTAGPGQDTTAAPAEPTSGAPVRSAPAKPAEPPSAEPVPSTSAEPVQPPSADTAPRPSTDPLAHTAMVVPILARGVTLGVATFFRSRRDEAFDEDDLRLAEELVARAAVCLDNARRYARERAAALVLQRSLLPHGVPQQEAVDAASFYRPADELSGLGGDWFDVIPLSGARVALVVGEVLGHGIEAAATMGQLRTAVRTLADLDLSTEELLAHLDDLVLQATREGREPGIGGTTNPGAVGSSCLYAVYDPVSLRCDLASAGHLAPAVVAPDGTVDFPELPPGPALGIGGLPFESVELPLEEGTVLAFYTKGLIAAPGAGKEGLSRVLRSRDLPLDELCRSVVDELAPSRPYTDDAALLLVRTRSLAAGQVAVWELPADPAVVARARVMAARQLASWGLEELAFTTELVVSELVTNAIRHASGPIRLRLILERTLICEVFDASSTSPHLRHARTTDEGGRGLFLISQFTRRWGTRYTAEGKVIWAEQPLDPDPAAPDAAALE; from the coding sequence GTGGGGAGACCCGAGGACACAGACACCGCCGGGCAGGCGCCGGCGTTCGGCGTCGCGGACTCCGTCGTCCTCCTCTTCGACGAGGGCGGGGTCGTCATCGGTCGCCCACACGCCACCGAGCGGCTCCTCGGCCACTCGCCCGAGGAGTTGCGCGGCCGGCACGTCGAGTCCCTGCTCGCGCCGAACGAGGTCGCGCGTCTGCCCGCCATCGTGGAGAGCTGCACGACGGACGGCGGCTGGTCGGGTGTCCTCCTGGCGCGTCATCGTGACGGCCGTGACATCGCGGTCGACGTCACGCTCCTGCCCCTGCCCGGGGAGGCGACACCGGCACGCTGGCTGGCCGTGGCCGCCCGCGCGGCACCCTCCCGCCAGTGGACCATGGGGCCCGCCCTGCTGGAACGGATGGTCGTCGAGGCCCCCGTCGGGCTCGCGCTGGTCGACACCGAACTGCGCTGCGTATGGTCCAACACCGCGCTGGAGCACTTCGGCGGAGGCCGCGCCGACGAGCGCCGGGGCCGACGTCTCGCGGAGATCCAGCCCGGCCTGAACGCGGAGCTCCTCGAGTCGAAGATGCGCCAGGTCCTCGACACCGGCGACCCGGTCACGGGGTACGAACACGTGGGCCGGACCCGGGCCGTTCCCGGCCGGGACCACGCCCATGCCATGTCGTTCATCCGGCTCGAGGACGACGACGGCCGCCCCCTCGGGGTCTGCTACGCGGTCGTCGACATCACCGACCGCTACCGCGCGCGCCTCCGGCTCGCCCTGATGGCGCTGGCGAGCGAACGGATCGGCCGCAGCCTGGACATCATGGGGACCGCCCAGGACCTCGCGGATGTGGCGGTGCCCGGCCTCGCCGACCTCGTCGCCGTCGACCTGCTGGACTCCGTGATCCGGGGCGCCGAGCCGTCCCCGGGGCCGACCGCCGCGGCCGCCGTACAACTGGTGCGCGCGGGCGTCCAGATGGCGCGCGCGGGCGCGTCCGAGGCGGTGGCAGAGCCGGGGGAGGAGGCCGCCTACCTGCCGTCGTCCCCTCAAATCGGCTGCCTGGCCCACGGCCGGTCCTGGCGCGCCGCCCGACTGGACGCCGCCGCCAGGGAGTCGGCACTCCCGGCCAAGGGGCCGGAACTCCGCGACAGTACGGGACCGGTCACGACCGCGGGCCCCGGGCAGGACACGACGGCCGCGCCTGCGGAGCCCACTTCCGGCGCACCCGTACGCTCAGCACCCGCCAAGCCTGCGGAGCCCCCATCCGCCGAGCCCGTACCGTCCACGTCGGCGGAGCCAGTACAGCCACCATCCGCCGACACCGCCCCACGGCCGTCCACCGACCCCCTGGCGCACACGGCCATGGTCGTGCCGATCCTCGCCCGGGGCGTCACCCTCGGCGTGGCCACGTTCTTCCGCTCGCGGCGGGACGAGGCGTTCGACGAGGACGACCTGCGGCTCGCGGAGGAGCTCGTCGCCCGCGCCGCCGTCTGCCTGGACAACGCCCGCCGATACGCCCGTGAGCGCGCCGCCGCGCTCGTCCTCCAGCGCAGCCTCCTTCCGCACGGCGTGCCGCAGCAGGAAGCCGTCGACGCGGCCTCCTTCTACCGTCCGGCCGACGAACTCTCCGGCCTCGGCGGCGACTGGTTCGACGTCATCCCCCTCTCGGGAGCCCGCGTCGCCCTCGTCGTCGGCGAGGTGCTCGGACACGGCATCGAGGCCGCCGCGACCATGGGCCAGCTCCGTACGGCCGTGCGGACCTTGGCGGACCTCGACCTGTCGACGGAGGAACTCCTCGCCCACCTGGACGACCTGGTCCTGCAGGCGACACGGGAGGGTAGGGAGCCCGGCATCGGCGGCACCACCAACCCCGGGGCCGTCGGCTCCAGTTGCCTGTACGCGGTCTACGACCCGGTCAGCCTGCGCTGCGACCTCGCGAGCGCCGGCCACCTCGCGCCCGCCGTCGTCGCCCCCGACGGAACCGTCGACTTTCCCGAACTGCCGCCCGGCCCGGCCCTGGGCATCGGAGGCCTGCCGTTCGAATCCGTCGAACTGCCCCTGGAAGAGGGCACCGTGCTGGCCTTCTACACCAAGGGCCTGATCGCCGCGCCCGGCGCGGGCAAGGAAGGACTCTCCCGTGTCCTGCGATCGCGGGACCTGCCGCTCGACGAACTCTGCCGCAGCGTCGTCGACGAACTGGCCCCCAGCCGGCCCTACACCGACGACGCGGCCCTCCTGCTGGTCAGGACCCGCAGCCTGGCGGCCGGACAGGTCGCCGTGTGGGAGTTGCCCGCCGACCCGGCGGTCGTGGCCCGCGCCCGGGTGATGGCCGCACGCCAACTGGCCTCATGGGGGCTGGAGGAGCTCGCCTTCACCACCGAACTCGTCGTCAGTGAACTGGTCACCAACGCCATCCGGCATGCCTCGGGGCCGATTCGGCTGCGCCTCATCCTCGAGCGCACCCTGATCTGTGAGGTCTTCGACGCCAGCAGCACCTCCCCCCATCTGCGCCACGCGCGCACCACCGACGAGGGCGGCCGCGGCCTCTTCCTGATCTCCCAGTTCA
- a CDS encoding NAD(P)/FAD-dependent oxidoreductase: protein MTRPKILVVGAGFAGVACVRRLERRLTAREAQISLLTPFSYQLYLPLLPQVAAGVLTPQSVALSLRRSERHRTRIIPGGAVGVDTAAKVCVVRTITGELVNETYDHLVLTPGSVTRTFDIPGLSEHARGMKTLAEAVYIRDHVIAQLDLADAGQDEAERAARLRFVVVGGGYAGTETAACLQRLTHNAVKRYPRLDPKLIKWHLVDLAPKLMPELGDRLGGAALEILRRRGIEVSLGVSVASVDNDAVTLTDGRVLPSRTLIWTAGVAASPLIGTLGAETLRGRLVVTPDMVVPGMDGVHALGDAAAVPDLAKNEEGAICPPTAQHAHRQGKQVADNIVATLRGEPTYPYFHRDLGLVVDLGGRDAVSKPLGVELHGTPAQAVARAYHWAALRTHVAKARVMTNWLLNAVAGDDFVRTGFLASRSGTLADFEYTDAYLTPEQVREHTSALRAQD, encoded by the coding sequence GTGACTCGACCGAAGATCCTCGTGGTGGGCGCCGGCTTCGCCGGGGTCGCCTGCGTGCGTCGACTCGAGCGGCGGCTGACCGCGAGGGAGGCGCAGATCTCGCTGCTCACGCCGTTCTCGTACCAGCTGTATCTGCCCCTGCTCCCCCAGGTGGCGGCCGGGGTGCTGACACCGCAGTCGGTCGCGCTGTCACTGCGGCGGAGCGAGCGGCACCGGACGCGGATCATTCCGGGCGGCGCCGTCGGTGTGGACACGGCGGCGAAGGTCTGTGTCGTCCGGACGATCACGGGTGAGCTCGTGAACGAGACGTACGACCATCTGGTGCTGACGCCCGGCAGTGTGACGCGCACCTTCGACATCCCCGGTCTGAGCGAGCACGCGCGGGGGATGAAGACGCTCGCCGAGGCGGTGTACATCCGCGACCACGTGATCGCCCAGCTCGATCTCGCCGACGCGGGCCAGGACGAGGCCGAGCGGGCGGCGCGGCTGCGGTTCGTGGTGGTGGGCGGCGGATACGCGGGGACGGAGACGGCCGCCTGTCTGCAGCGGCTCACGCACAACGCGGTCAAGCGGTACCCGCGCCTCGATCCGAAGCTGATCAAGTGGCATCTGGTGGACCTGGCCCCCAAGCTCATGCCCGAGCTCGGCGACAGGCTCGGCGGCGCGGCGCTGGAGATCCTGCGCCGGCGCGGGATCGAGGTCTCGCTCGGTGTCTCGGTCGCCTCTGTGGACAACGACGCGGTGACGCTCACCGATGGCCGGGTGCTGCCGAGCCGGACACTGATCTGGACGGCCGGGGTGGCCGCCAGCCCGCTGATCGGCACGCTGGGCGCGGAGACGCTGCGGGGTCGCCTCGTGGTGACCCCCGACATGGTCGTGCCCGGCATGGACGGGGTGCACGCCCTGGGCGACGCCGCGGCCGTGCCGGACCTGGCCAAGAACGAGGAGGGGGCGATCTGCCCGCCGACCGCGCAGCACGCCCATCGACAGGGCAAGCAGGTGGCCGACAACATCGTGGCGACCCTGCGGGGGGAGCCGACGTATCCGTACTTCCACCGGGATCTCGGCCTGGTGGTGGATCTGGGCGGGCGGGACGCGGTCTCGAAGCCGCTCGGCGTGGAGCTGCACGGGACGCCCGCCCAGGCGGTCGCCCGCGCATATCACTGGGCGGCGCTGCGGACCCATGTGGCCAAGGCGCGTGTGATGACGAACTGGTTGCTCAACGCCGTGGCCGGCGACGACTTCGTCCGTACGGGGTTCCTGGCGTCCCGGTCCGGAACCCTGGCCGACTTCGAGTACACCGACGCCTACCTCACGCCTGAACAGGTCCGGGAGCACACCTCGGCTCTGCGCGCGCAGGACTGA
- a CDS encoding magnesium and cobalt transport protein CorA — protein sequence MPIIRNLRRTVRRAYRRTVDLSHPARSPLGTAVVNCVVYEDGARQRGPCPAEEAVRRVRKSGDGFVWIGLHEPSVEEFAGLAELFGLHPLAVEDAVHAHQRPKVERYDQTLFAVFKTVRYVEHEELTATSEVVDTGELMVFTGSDFVITVRHGRHGSLGPLREALEAEPEQLAKGPAAILHAIADHVVDDYLAVADAVQNDIDAVETAVFSEQSSRGDAGRVYQLKRELLELKRAVTPLDRPLQALAAQPLALVGPDIQPYFRDVADHLSRVTEQIASFDALLDSILQAHLAQVTVAQNEDMRKITAWAAIIAVPTMVCGVYGMNFEHMPELRWTYGYPIVVAAMATACVLLHRSFRRNGWL from the coding sequence GTGCCCATCATCCGCAACCTCCGGCGCACCGTCCGTCGCGCCTACCGCCGCACCGTCGACCTCAGCCACCCGGCGCGCTCGCCGTTGGGGACCGCGGTCGTGAACTGTGTGGTGTACGAGGACGGGGCGCGGCAGCGGGGGCCCTGCCCCGCGGAAGAGGCGGTCCGACGGGTACGCAAGTCGGGCGACGGGTTCGTCTGGATCGGGCTGCACGAGCCGTCCGTCGAGGAGTTCGCCGGACTCGCCGAGCTCTTCGGGCTGCATCCGCTGGCCGTCGAGGACGCCGTACACGCCCATCAGCGGCCGAAGGTGGAGCGGTACGACCAGACGCTCTTCGCCGTCTTCAAGACGGTCCGCTACGTCGAGCACGAGGAGCTGACCGCCACCAGCGAGGTCGTCGACACGGGCGAGCTCATGGTCTTCACCGGCTCCGACTTCGTCATCACGGTCCGGCACGGCAGGCACGGCTCGCTCGGTCCGTTGCGGGAAGCCCTGGAGGCGGAGCCCGAACAGCTGGCCAAGGGGCCCGCGGCTATCCTGCACGCCATCGCGGACCATGTGGTGGACGACTACCTCGCCGTCGCCGACGCCGTGCAGAACGACATCGACGCCGTCGAGACTGCCGTCTTCAGCGAGCAGTCGTCCCGCGGCGACGCCGGTCGCGTCTACCAGCTGAAGCGGGAACTGCTCGAACTCAAGCGGGCGGTGACGCCTCTCGACCGCCCGCTGCAGGCCCTCGCCGCGCAGCCGCTGGCGCTCGTCGGCCCGGACATACAGCCGTACTTCCGTGACGTCGCCGACCACCTCTCCCGGGTCACGGAACAGATCGCGTCCTTCGACGCCCTGCTCGACTCGATCCTCCAGGCGCATCTGGCGCAGGTGACCGTCGCCCAGAACGAGGACATGCGCAAGATCACGGCATGGGCGGCGATCATCGCCGTCCCCACGATGGTCTGTGGTGTGTACGGGATGAACTTCGAGCACATGCCGGAACTCCGCTGGACCTACGGCTACCCGATCGTCGTCGCCGCGATGGCCACCGCCTGCGTCCTCCTCCACCGCAGCTTCCGCCGCAACGGCTGGCTCTGA
- a CDS encoding serine hydrolase domain-containing protein — MSSSHRARLSSVAAATLIALSASALPAQAVAAEPGSATAASPAAAALPGHGLDRAALRGSLDAFHKAGMYGAYSAVRDGSAQWRGATGFADVDTRRPARPDLEHRVGSITKTFTAVAVLQQVGAGRIDLDAPVGRYLPDVVPGERGRQVTVRMLLNHTSGIADYVLPAFPGILENPGKTLDENRLRHIAPEELARLGLAAPPVVQPGKHSYSNTNYILAGMILERVTGQKAEAYITRNVIRKAGLRHTYFPRTASIQGPHARMYESFFGLIDPPRDYSDYDMSWAGTAGALVSTTGDLNDFYRALLKGRLLGAAELRAMKTTVPAYETEPGEEPNMRYGLGIYTLKVPSGGWYWGHDGGVFGAGTWALSTEDGRRQVAIGYNLMKYQRFDDQGRPLPDPVTGALYAHVDGALSGAPASASGGAPASARGVAPQSAEALPGLPIGPDAMHQASLR; from the coding sequence ATGTCTTCGTCCCACAGGGCCCGACTTTCGTCCGTCGCCGCGGCCACCCTGATAGCACTCTCCGCCTCGGCGTTACCGGCACAGGCCGTCGCCGCCGAGCCCGGCTCCGCCACGGCCGCGTCCCCCGCCGCGGCAGCCCTCCCCGGCCACGGTCTCGACCGCGCGGCGCTGCGCGGCTCGCTCGACGCCTTCCACAAGGCGGGGATGTACGGCGCCTATTCGGCGGTCCGCGACGGTTCCGCGCAGTGGCGGGGAGCCACCGGCTTCGCCGACGTCGACACCCGTCGGCCCGCGCGGCCGGACCTCGAGCACCGGGTCGGCAGCATCACCAAGACCTTCACGGCCGTCGCCGTCCTCCAGCAGGTCGGTGCCGGACGCATCGACCTGGACGCTCCCGTCGGCCGCTACCTTCCCGACGTCGTGCCCGGCGAGCGAGGCCGGCAGGTGACCGTGCGGATGCTGCTCAACCACACCAGCGGCATCGCCGACTACGTCCTGCCCGCCTTCCCCGGCATCCTCGAGAACCCCGGCAAGACCCTCGACGAGAACCGGCTGCGACACATCGCCCCCGAGGAACTCGCCCGCCTGGGACTCGCGGCCCCGCCCGTCGTGCAGCCCGGGAAGCACTCGTACTCCAACACCAACTACATCCTGGCCGGGATGATCCTGGAGCGGGTCACCGGTCAGAAGGCCGAGGCGTACATCACCCGGAACGTCATCCGCAAGGCCGGCCTGCGCCACACCTATTTCCCGCGCACCGCGTCCATCCAGGGACCGCACGCCAGGATGTACGAGTCGTTCTTCGGTCTGATCGACCCGCCCCGCGACTACAGCGACTACGACATGTCGTGGGCCGGGACGGCCGGCGCCCTGGTCTCGACGACGGGCGACCTCAACGACTTCTACCGCGCGCTGCTGAAGGGGCGGCTGCTCGGTGCGGCCGAGCTGCGCGCGATGAAGACCACCGTCCCGGCGTACGAGACGGAGCCGGGCGAGGAGCCGAACATGCGCTACGGCCTGGGGATCTACACCCTGAAGGTGCCCAGCGGCGGCTGGTACTGGGGGCATGACGGAGGCGTCTTCGGCGCCGGAACATGGGCTCTGTCCACCGAGGACGGCCGTCGCCAGGTCGCCATCGGCTACAACCTCATGAAGTACCAGCGCTTCGACGACCAGGGCCGCCCGCTGCCGGACCCCGTCACCGGCGCGCTGTACGCCCACGTCGACGGGGCCCTGTCCGGTGCGCCCGCGTCGGCAAGCGGTGGCGCTCCCGCGTCCGCCCGCGGTGTGGCGCCGCAGAGTGCCGAGGCGCTGCCCGGCCTGCCGATCGGCCCGGACGCGATGCACCAGGCGTCCCTCCGGTAG
- a CDS encoding carbohydrate kinase family protein: protein MSQQQAQYDVLVFGGSGVDTVIRVDALPVPLADSVQVGPIEEWAGHTGGNVALGTRALGLKVALLDCIGDDGIGALVRERMAEGDVEFAPVISPAGTRRAVNFVDATGRRMSFYDARDPADLRMPREFYLPRLRRARHAHLSIMNFTRFLYDDIEALGVPVSTDVHDWDGLAEHHREFALRSDLVFFSAEGPGERTPDLMREILREGRAQTVVATAGANGSYVLTRDGDPTPRHVPAVAPPTPVVDSNGAGDAFVSGFLYGRLAGRDVLDCARLGAVAGAYACTAPGSTALITSDALLAASRG, encoded by the coding sequence ATGAGTCAACAACAGGCGCAGTACGACGTCTTGGTGTTCGGTGGCAGCGGCGTGGACACCGTGATCCGGGTCGACGCCCTGCCCGTCCCGCTCGCCGACTCGGTCCAGGTCGGTCCGATCGAGGAGTGGGCCGGGCACACCGGGGGAAACGTGGCCCTCGGCACCCGCGCCCTCGGCCTCAAGGTCGCCCTGCTCGACTGCATCGGCGACGACGGGATCGGGGCACTCGTCCGTGAGCGTATGGCCGAGGGGGACGTCGAGTTCGCCCCGGTGATCTCGCCCGCCGGCACGCGCCGCGCGGTCAATTTCGTGGACGCGACAGGGCGCCGGATGTCGTTCTACGACGCCAGGGACCCCGCCGACCTGCGGATGCCCCGGGAGTTCTACCTGCCCCGGCTGCGGCGTGCGCGCCACGCACACCTGTCCATCATGAACTTCACGCGCTTCCTCTACGACGACATCGAGGCCCTGGGCGTACCGGTCTCCACCGATGTCCACGACTGGGACGGGCTCGCCGAGCACCACCGGGAGTTCGCCCTCCGCTCCGACCTCGTCTTCTTCAGCGCAGAGGGGCCGGGCGAGCGAACCCCGGACCTGATGCGGGAGATCCTGCGCGAGGGCCGCGCGCAGACCGTGGTCGCCACAGCGGGCGCCAACGGCTCGTACGTCCTCACCCGGGACGGCGACCCCACCCCGCGCCACGTCCCGGCCGTCGCCCCGCCCACGCCCGTCGTCGACTCCAACGGCGCGGGTGACGCGTTCGTCAGCGGCTTCCTCTACGGCAGGCTCGCCGGCCGGGACGTTCTGGACTGCGCCCGCCTCGGCGCGGTGGCCGGTGCCTACGCCTGTACGGCCCCGGGCTCGACCGCCCTCATCACCTCGGACGCCCTCCTGGCGGCCTCCCGGGGCTGA
- a CDS encoding class II aldolase/adducin family protein, producing the protein MTTATPTRTAEELRLRRELAAVYRLVAHFRMTDLIFTHISLRLPGPEHHFLINPYGLLFEEITASNLVKIDLAGNPVEPTPYPVNPAGFVIHSAIHAARADAHCVLHTHTKAGCAVAAQEQGLLPLNQMSMEFHNRVGYHDYEGVALNLDEQRRLVADIGPHPALILRNHGLLTVGETAAQAFLRMYYLERACEIQVTAQAGGGPLVIPPAEVCEYTARQLTGEATADFQDDDAYELAWAAMLRLLDRTCPDYRD; encoded by the coding sequence ATGACCACCGCAACGCCGACGAGGACCGCCGAGGAGCTCCGGCTGCGCCGCGAACTCGCCGCCGTCTACCGGCTCGTGGCCCACTTCCGGATGACCGACCTGATCTTCACCCACATCTCCCTCCGGCTGCCCGGACCCGAGCACCACTTCCTCATCAACCCCTACGGGCTGCTCTTCGAGGAGATCACCGCCTCCAACCTCGTGAAGATCGACCTGGCCGGAAACCCCGTCGAACCGACCCCGTACCCCGTCAACCCGGCCGGCTTCGTCATCCACAGCGCCATCCACGCCGCCCGCGCCGACGCGCACTGCGTCCTGCACACCCACACCAAGGCCGGCTGCGCCGTCGCCGCGCAGGAGCAGGGGCTGCTCCCGCTCAACCAGATGTCCATGGAGTTCCACAACCGCGTGGGCTACCACGACTACGAGGGCGTCGCCCTCAACCTCGACGAACAGCGACGCCTCGTCGCCGACATCGGCCCCCACCCGGCACTGATCCTCCGCAACCACGGCCTGCTGACCGTCGGCGAGACCGCCGCCCAGGCCTTCCTGCGCATGTACTACCTGGAGCGGGCCTGCGAGATCCAGGTCACCGCCCAGGCCGGCGGCGGCCCTCTGGTGATACCGCCCGCCGAAGTCTGCGAGTACACGGCCCGACAACTCACGGGCGAGGCCACGGCCGACTTCCAGGACGACGACGCGTACGAACTGGCATGGGCGGCCATGCTCCGCCTCCTGGACCGGACCTGCCCGGACTACCGGGACTGA
- a CDS encoding C-terminal binding protein, which yields MNQPVAVFTDTDDLDPAPGVRLLEEAGFEVRVAGTRDPDVIAEIAADAVALIVGYARIDAALLDRLPGLRILATMSAGYDMVDTTEARRRGLWVANLPDAATEDVAVHALASMLSLVRRLPQADAVVRSGGWNADFARQRHLPRRASELTLGLVGLGRIARSFAALAAPVFGRVAAYDPHADPAHWPSGVARYDDLGALAAASDVLSLHVPLTPATRGLVDGALLGRLRPGGFLVNVARGELVDPEALLTALDTGRLVGAALDVFPVEPPLADDPLRTHPRIQLSPHSAFLSDTSRRAYVCGPAENVLAWHRTGRPLTPVVDPTAAAIAPVMDPTATAPVVDPTAPAPEGAAA from the coding sequence GTGAACCAGCCCGTCGCCGTTTTCACCGACACCGATGACCTCGACCCCGCACCGGGCGTCCGTCTGCTGGAGGAGGCCGGCTTCGAGGTGCGCGTCGCCGGCACGCGGGACCCCGACGTCATCGCCGAGATCGCCGCGGACGCCGTCGCCCTGATCGTCGGTTACGCGCGGATCGACGCGGCCTTGCTCGACCGGCTGCCCGGGCTGCGGATCCTCGCCACCATGTCCGCCGGGTACGACATGGTCGACACGACCGAGGCCCGACGCCGGGGACTGTGGGTGGCCAACCTCCCCGACGCCGCGACCGAGGACGTCGCCGTCCATGCGCTCGCCTCCATGCTCTCGCTTGTACGTCGCCTCCCGCAGGCCGACGCCGTCGTCCGCTCCGGCGGCTGGAACGCCGACTTCGCCCGGCAGCGCCACCTGCCGCGCCGCGCGAGCGAACTGACCCTGGGCCTCGTCGGTCTCGGCCGGATCGCCCGTTCCTTCGCGGCGCTCGCCGCCCCCGTCTTCGGGCGGGTCGCCGCGTACGACCCGCACGCCGACCCGGCCCACTGGCCGTCCGGCGTCGCACGGTACGACGACCTCGGCGCCCTCGCCGCGGCGAGCGACGTCCTCTCCCTGCACGTCCCCCTGACCCCGGCGACCCGTGGCCTCGTCGACGGAGCGCTGCTCGGGCGGCTGCGCCCCGGCGGCTTCCTCGTCAACGTCGCACGCGGTGAACTCGTCGACCCGGAAGCCCTGCTGACGGCCCTCGACACCGGCCGGCTGGTGGGCGCCGCACTCGACGTCTTCCCCGTGGAACCGCCCCTGGCCGACGATCCGCTGCGCACCCACCCGCGCATCCAGCTCTCTCCCCACAGCGCGTTCCTGTCCGACACCTCGCGCCGCGCCTATGTGTGCGGACCAGCCGAGAACGTCCTCGCCTGGCACCGCACCGGCCGCCCGCTGACACCCGTCGTGGACCCGACCGCCGCCGCCATCGCCCCCGTCATGGACCCGACCGCTACCGCCCCGGTCGTCGACCCGACCGCCCCCGCCCCCGAAGGAGCCGCCGCATGA
- a CDS encoding Lrp/AsnC family transcriptional regulator, whose amino-acid sequence MDLDPIDLAVVRALQDDGRLAYETLAQRVGLSRPATRARVQRLLESGAVRVVAVVHPSVRGLTASAHLSIDVDGAAEPVARAIAALPEAPFVSLTAGPRAIMTELRTEGLDALERTIEHVRSTPGVAVVDALIGTRHLKDPYLLADEPTVPAPDDTDLRILDALEQDGRLPFAELAERVGLSPGATRARTLRLLDGGVVKVLALVRPELLGLGYLCGFAVRIEGAREPVARALAGWERVTFLSACLGRAELVGTVTAESLGAVRATLDAIRAEPGVRAVESWIHLELVKERYDLGAPTS is encoded by the coding sequence GTGGATCTGGACCCCATCGACCTGGCCGTCGTCCGCGCCCTCCAGGACGACGGGCGCCTCGCCTACGAGACGCTCGCCCAGCGCGTCGGCCTGTCCCGGCCCGCGACACGCGCGCGGGTCCAGCGGCTGCTGGAGTCGGGCGCGGTCCGGGTCGTCGCCGTCGTCCACCCCTCGGTCCGCGGACTGACCGCGTCCGCCCACCTCTCGATCGACGTGGACGGGGCCGCGGAGCCGGTGGCCCGCGCGATCGCCGCCCTGCCGGAGGCACCCTTCGTCAGCCTGACGGCCGGACCGCGCGCCATCATGACCGAGCTGCGCACCGAGGGCCTCGACGCCCTGGAGCGGACCATCGAGCACGTGCGGTCGACGCCCGGCGTCGCGGTGGTCGACGCACTGATCGGCACCCGCCACCTCAAGGACCCGTACCTGCTGGCGGACGAGCCGACGGTCCCCGCCCCCGACGACACCGACCTGCGGATCCTCGACGCCCTCGAACAGGACGGCCGCCTCCCCTTCGCCGAACTCGCCGAGCGCGTCGGCCTCTCCCCTGGCGCCACCCGCGCCCGTACGCTGCGCCTCCTGGACGGAGGCGTGGTGAAGGTCCTCGCGCTCGTCCGCCCCGAACTGCTGGGCCTCGGCTATCTGTGCGGGTTCGCCGTCCGGATCGAGGGGGCGCGGGAGCCCGTGGCGCGAGCCCTTGCCGGGTGGGAGCGCGTGACGTTCCTGTCGGCCTGCCTCGGGCGGGCCGAGCTGGTCGGCACGGTCACGGCGGAGTCCCTGGGAGCCGTGCGGGCGACCCTCGACGCGATCCGCGCAGAGCCGGGGGTGCGCGCGGTGGAGAGCTGGATCCATCTGGAGCTGGTCAAGGAGCGCTACGACCTGGGCGCGCCGACCTCGTAG